The proteins below come from a single Ictalurus furcatus strain D&B chromosome 15, Billie_1.0, whole genome shotgun sequence genomic window:
- the LOC128619805 gene encoding transcription factor Spi-C isoform X2: MLASLEPIHYLQELHPQDPSGGGMDLDVIDEYLEEQTRQNMQTRTEEERLIAENSWSGRFAYEWQYGGTVLTENTCCEQQSQQQQVWMNLPSYNEWGGECRSDPPPCSDTDSHSSSSGYQEFPPSPPSHSHTTSLSGKRKERLFQFLYEMLQTPHMRSCIWWVQSANGTFQFSSQNKEKLAEMWGKRKGNRKTMTYQKMARALRNYSRTGEICKVKRKLTYQFNETTLRGLQSNVQKFTQT; this comes from the exons ATGTTGGCCAGCCTCGAACCG ATCCATTACTTGCAGGAACTGCATCCTCAGGATCCATCGGGTGGAGGAATGGACCTGGATGTGATAGACGAGTATCTGGAGGAACAGACCAGACAAAACATGCAGACCCGGACAGAGGAGGAACGTCTCATAGCAg AAAACAGCTGGTCGGGTCGATTCGCGTACGAGTGGCAGTACGGAGGAACAGTGCTGACAGAAAACACATGCTGTGAACAGCAGAGTCAACAACAGCAGGTGTGGATGAATCTACCCAGCTATAATGAGTGG gGAGGAGAGTGTCGGTCTGATCCCCCTCCCTGCAGTGACACCGATTCACACTCCTCCAGTTCGGGGTATCAGGAGTTCCCTCCGTCTCCGCCctcgcactcacacaccactTCTCTCTCGG GGAAAAGGAAGGAGCGTCTGTTCCAGTTCCTGTATGAGATGCTGCAGACGCCGCACATGCGCAGCTGCATCTGGTGGGTTCAGTCGGCAAACGGTACATTCCAGTTCTCATCACAGAACAAAGAGAAGCTGGCTGAGATGTGGGGCAAGCGCAAGGGCAACCGCAAAACCATGACGTACCAGAAGATGGCACGCGCTTTGCGTAACTACTCGCGCACCGGAGAGATCTGCAAAGTGAAGCGCAAGCTCACGTATCAGTTTAACGAGACAACGCTCAGGGGGCTGCAGAGCAACGTACAGAAATTCACCCAAACCTAA
- the LOC128619805 gene encoding transcription factor PU.1 isoform X1 — protein MLASLEPIHYLQELHPQDPSGGGMDLDVIDEYLEEQTRQNMQTRTEEERLIAENSWSGRFAYEWQYGGTVLTENTCCEQQSQQQQVWMNLPSYNEWGGECRSDPPPCSDTDSHSSSSGYQEFPPSPPSHSHTTSLSAGKRKERLFQFLYEMLQTPHMRSCIWWVQSANGTFQFSSQNKEKLAEMWGKRKGNRKTMTYQKMARALRNYSRTGEICKVKRKLTYQFNETTLRGLQSNVQKFTQT, from the exons ATGTTGGCCAGCCTCGAACCG ATCCATTACTTGCAGGAACTGCATCCTCAGGATCCATCGGGTGGAGGAATGGACCTGGATGTGATAGACGAGTATCTGGAGGAACAGACCAGACAAAACATGCAGACCCGGACAGAGGAGGAACGTCTCATAGCAg AAAACAGCTGGTCGGGTCGATTCGCGTACGAGTGGCAGTACGGAGGAACAGTGCTGACAGAAAACACATGCTGTGAACAGCAGAGTCAACAACAGCAGGTGTGGATGAATCTACCCAGCTATAATGAGTGG gGAGGAGAGTGTCGGTCTGATCCCCCTCCCTGCAGTGACACCGATTCACACTCCTCCAGTTCGGGGTATCAGGAGTTCCCTCCGTCTCCGCCctcgcactcacacaccactTCTCTCTCGG caGGGAAAAGGAAGGAGCGTCTGTTCCAGTTCCTGTATGAGATGCTGCAGACGCCGCACATGCGCAGCTGCATCTGGTGGGTTCAGTCGGCAAACGGTACATTCCAGTTCTCATCACAGAACAAAGAGAAGCTGGCTGAGATGTGGGGCAAGCGCAAGGGCAACCGCAAAACCATGACGTACCAGAAGATGGCACGCGCTTTGCGTAACTACTCGCGCACCGGAGAGATCTGCAAAGTGAAGCGCAAGCTCACGTATCAGTTTAACGAGACAACGCTCAGGGGGCTGCAGAGCAACGTACAGAAATTCACCCAAACCTAA